Proteins encoded together in one Kitasatospora albolonga window:
- a CDS encoding RNA polymerase subunit sigma (sigma factors are initiation factors that promote the attachment of RNA polymerase to specific initiation sites and are then released; sigma factors in this cluster are active during stationary phase) has translation MATRAVARRSSATSGETDRASSVRAVGGEIADRDLVGMYLDEIARTPLLDAAKEVDLSQSIEAGVYAQQVLDGEVESDAGGATREELEALVAEGERAKDIFIRSNLRLVVAVARRYPRAGLPLLDLIQEGNAGLVRAVEKFDYAKGFKFSTYATWWIRQAITRSIADQSRTIRLPVHLVEELGRIRRVQREFNRENGRDPEHAEIAAELDSNAERVGNVLDWARDPVSLNMSVDDNGDTQFGDLLEDTSAVSPEQSVMTLLRSEELEDLIGKLDNRTASIIKMRYGIEDGRERTLTEVGKQHGLTRERIRQIEKHALLELKRMAHDTGFDAAA, from the coding sequence ATGGCAACCCGTGCCGTCGCCCGTCGTTCGTCCGCCACTTCCGGTGAGACCGACCGGGCAAGCAGTGTTCGCGCCGTGGGCGGGGAAATCGCCGATCGCGACCTGGTCGGCATGTACCTGGACGAGATCGCTCGTACACCGCTGCTCGACGCCGCCAAGGAAGTCGACCTCTCCCAGTCCATCGAGGCGGGCGTCTACGCCCAGCAGGTCCTCGATGGCGAGGTGGAGAGCGACGCCGGGGGCGCGACGCGTGAGGAGCTGGAGGCGCTGGTCGCCGAGGGCGAGCGCGCCAAGGACATATTCATCCGTTCCAACCTCCGCCTCGTCGTCGCCGTGGCCCGCCGCTACCCGCGCGCGGGGCTCCCTCTGCTCGACCTGATCCAGGAGGGCAACGCGGGCCTGGTGCGCGCGGTCGAGAAGTTCGACTACGCGAAGGGCTTCAAGTTCTCCACGTATGCGACGTGGTGGATTCGGCAGGCCATCACCCGGTCCATAGCGGACCAGTCCCGCACGATCCGGCTCCCCGTCCACCTGGTGGAGGAGCTCGGCCGGATCCGCAGGGTCCAGCGCGAGTTCAACCGGGAGAACGGGCGCGATCCCGAGCACGCGGAGATCGCCGCCGAGCTCGACTCCAACGCCGAGCGCGTGGGCAACGTCCTGGACTGGGCCCGTGACCCGGTCAGCCTCAACATGTCCGTGGACGACAACGGCGACACCCAGTTCGGCGACCTGCTGGAGGACACCTCCGCCGTCTCGCCCGAGCAGTCGGTGATGACCCTCCTGCGCAGCGAGGAGCTGGAGGACCTGATCGGCAAGCTCGACAACAGGACGGCCTCCATCATCAAGATGAGGTACGGGATCGAGGACGGCCGGGAGCGGACCCTGACCGAAGTGGGCAAGCAGCACGGCCTCACGCGGGAGCGCATCCGCCAGATCGAGAAGCACGCACTGCTCGAATTGAAGCGAATGGCTCACGACACGGGCTTTGACGCTGCGGCGTGA
- a CDS encoding dioxygenase: MTATAERMPALYLSHGAPPLADDPVWPGQLAAWSAGLPRPRAILMVSAHWEEAPLALGAVEPVPLVYDFWGFPEHYYTVRYDAPGAPRLADSVRKLLRGAGTPVQDVPDRGLDHGAYVPLVEMFPDADIPVLQISMPTLDPQKLMAIGRRLAPLRDEGVLIVGSGFFTHNLAALRHQGGGVPGWSAEFDDWGDRALRAQDIDALLDFERTSPAGKLAHPRTEHFAPLFVTLGAAEDELDRGRSVIDGFWMGLAKRSVQYG; encoded by the coding sequence ATGACAGCCACCGCGGAGCGCATGCCCGCCCTCTACCTCTCGCACGGCGCCCCGCCGCTCGCCGACGACCCCGTCTGGCCCGGCCAGCTCGCCGCCTGGTCCGCCGGGCTGCCCCGCCCCCGCGCGATCCTGATGGTCTCCGCCCACTGGGAGGAGGCACCGCTCGCGCTCGGCGCCGTCGAACCGGTCCCGCTGGTGTACGACTTCTGGGGCTTCCCCGAGCACTACTACACCGTGCGGTACGACGCCCCGGGCGCCCCGCGGCTCGCCGACAGCGTCCGCAAGCTGCTGCGCGGCGCCGGTACCCCGGTCCAGGACGTCCCGGACCGGGGACTCGACCACGGGGCCTACGTCCCGCTCGTCGAGATGTTCCCGGACGCCGACATCCCCGTACTCCAGATCTCCATGCCGACCCTCGACCCGCAGAAGCTGATGGCCATCGGGCGCAGGCTCGCCCCGCTGCGCGACGAGGGCGTGCTCATCGTCGGCAGCGGCTTCTTCACCCACAACCTGGCCGCCCTGCGGCACCAGGGTGGCGGGGTCCCCGGCTGGTCGGCGGAGTTCGACGACTGGGGCGACCGCGCGCTGCGGGCCCAGGACATCGACGCCCTGCTCGACTTCGAGCGCACGTCCCCCGCCGGAAAGCTGGCCCACCCGCGCACCGAGCACTTCGCCCCGCTCTTCGTGACGCTGGGCGCCGCCGAGGACGAGCTGGACCGGGGGCGGAGCGTCATCGACGGGTTCTGGATGGGGCTCGCCAAACGCTCGGTGCAGTACGGCTGA
- a CDS encoding MFS transporter has protein sequence MSRTAGTGLPDPSRWKALAFVALAQLMVVLDATIVNIALPSAQTDLGISEGNKQWVITAYALAFGGLLLFGGRIADLWGRKRTFVVGLIGFALASALGGAAQNEAMMFGSRALQGVFGALLAPAALSLLAVMFTDAKERAKAFGIYGAIAGGGGAVGLILGGVLTEYLNWRWTFFVNIPFAVIAAAGAYFVIREPSGARNRSPLDIPGVVLSTLGLVALVYGFTRAESAGWSDGLTVAMFIAAAVLLAAFVVTEALVKSPLLPLRVLTERNRGGVYLSLGLAIIAMFGLFLFLTYYLQIVKGYSPVTTGFAFLPMIAGMITGSTQIGTRLMTRVPPRLLMGPGFLVAAVGMLLLTQLDLNTGYVAVILPGMLLLGLGMGTAFMPAMSLATHGIEPRDAGVASAMVNTSQQVGGAIGTALLNTIAAGATTAYVADHAARATDPELLELQAMVSGFASAIWWAVGILVAAAVIATVLINTGRPGTGASGGGGNAEGIEGAEGAEDEFRIPVVAH, from the coding sequence CTGTCGAGAACGGCCGGTACCGGGCTTCCCGATCCCAGCCGCTGGAAGGCGCTGGCCTTCGTCGCGCTCGCCCAGCTGATGGTCGTCCTCGACGCGACCATCGTGAACATCGCCCTGCCCTCCGCCCAGACCGACCTCGGCATCTCCGAGGGCAACAAGCAGTGGGTCATCACCGCCTACGCCCTCGCCTTCGGCGGGCTCCTCCTCTTCGGCGGCCGGATCGCCGACCTCTGGGGCCGCAAGCGCACCTTCGTCGTCGGGCTGATCGGCTTCGCGCTGGCCTCCGCGCTCGGCGGGGCCGCCCAGAACGAGGCGATGATGTTCGGCTCCCGGGCCCTGCAAGGTGTCTTCGGGGCCCTGCTCGCCCCGGCGGCCCTCTCCCTGCTCGCCGTGATGTTCACCGACGCCAAGGAGCGCGCCAAGGCATTCGGCATCTACGGGGCCATCGCCGGTGGCGGCGGCGCGGTCGGGCTGATCCTCGGCGGCGTCCTCACCGAGTACCTGAACTGGCGCTGGACGTTCTTCGTCAACATCCCGTTCGCCGTGATCGCCGCCGCCGGTGCGTACTTCGTCATCCGTGAGCCGTCCGGCGCCCGCAACCGCTCGCCGCTCGACATCCCCGGCGTCGTGCTCTCCACGCTCGGCCTGGTCGCCCTCGTCTACGGCTTCACCCGCGCCGAGTCGGCAGGCTGGTCGGACGGGCTGACGGTCGCCATGTTCATCGCCGCCGCCGTGCTGCTGGCCGCCTTCGTCGTGACCGAGGCGCTGGTGAAGTCGCCGCTGCTGCCGCTGCGCGTCCTGACCGAGCGCAACCGGGGCGGGGTCTACCTCTCGCTGGGGCTCGCCATCATCGCGATGTTCGGGCTGTTCCTCTTCCTGACGTACTACCTCCAGATCGTGAAGGGGTACTCCCCGGTCACGACCGGCTTCGCCTTCCTCCCGATGATCGCGGGCATGATCACCGGCTCCACCCAGATCGGCACCCGCCTGATGACCCGGGTCCCGCCGCGCCTGCTCATGGGCCCCGGCTTCCTGGTCGCCGCCGTCGGCATGCTGCTCCTCACCCAGCTGGACCTGAACACCGGCTACGTGGCCGTCATCCTGCCCGGCATGCTGCTGCTCGGCCTCGGTATGGGTACGGCGTTCATGCCGGCCATGTCCCTGGCCACGCACGGCATCGAACCGCGTGACGCGGGGGTCGCCTCCGCGATGGTCAACACCTCGCAGCAGGTCGGCGGCGCCATCGGTACCGCCCTGCTGAACACCATCGCGGCGGGTGCCACCACGGCGTACGTCGCCGACCACGCGGCCCGCGCCACGGACCCGGAGCTCCTGGAGCTCCAGGCCATGGTCAGCGGCTTCGCCAGTGCGATCTGGTGGGCGGTCGGCATCCTCGTCGCCGCCGCCGTGATCGCGACCGTACTGATCAACACCGGCCGCCCGGGAACGGGCGCGTCCGGCGGGGGCGGAAACGCCGAAGGGATCGAGGGCGCCGAGGGCGCCGAGGACGAGTTCCGGATTCCGGTCGTCGCCCACTGA
- a CDS encoding TetR family transcriptional regulator, which produces METADDITTAPAAPRRTSRPRADALRNRERIVSAARELFVEFGPDVALDDVARRAGVGNATLYRNFPDRAALTHEVVLAVTSRTTLRAEEAAAEEADPFAALSRFVHAAADERVGALCPMLSGVFDRDHPELLAARGRLEEAVQGLVSRAMSAGRLRTDIAAGDVFVALSQLTRPLPGTACLDIDRFTHRHLQLFLDGLEAPARSVLPGSAATLETLRRRD; this is translated from the coding sequence GTGGAAACCGCCGACGACATCACCACCGCACCGGCAGCCCCGCGCCGTACGTCCCGGCCGAGGGCCGACGCGCTGCGCAACCGTGAGCGGATCGTCTCGGCGGCCCGTGAGCTGTTCGTCGAGTTCGGGCCGGACGTGGCGCTGGACGACGTCGCCCGGCGGGCGGGCGTCGGCAACGCCACGCTCTACCGGAACTTCCCCGACCGGGCCGCCCTGACCCATGAGGTCGTCCTCGCGGTCACCTCACGTACGACCCTGAGGGCCGAGGAGGCCGCCGCCGAGGAGGCCGACCCGTTCGCGGCGCTCAGCCGTTTCGTGCACGCCGCCGCCGACGAGCGGGTCGGCGCCCTGTGCCCGATGCTCTCCGGCGTCTTCGACCGGGACCACCCCGAACTGCTCGCCGCGCGCGGGCGCCTCGAAGAGGCCGTCCAGGGGCTCGTGTCGCGCGCCATGTCCGCGGGGCGGCTCCGTACCGACATCGCCGCCGGTGACGTGTTCGTCGCCCTCTCCCAGCTCACCCGGCCGCTGCCCGGCACCGCCTGCCTGGACATCGACCGCTTCACCCACCGCCACCTCCAGCTGTTCCTGGACGGGCTGGAGGCCCCGGCCCGCTCCGTACTGCCCGGATCGGCGGCGACCCTGGAGACCCTGAGGCGCCGCGACTGA
- a CDS encoding transcriptional regulator, with protein sequence MTDTPARLLKLLSLLQTPREWPGGELAERLDVSPRTIRRDIDRLRELGYPVEASRGSVGGYRLVAGAAMPPLVLDDEEAVAIAVGLRAGAGHAIEGVEEAAVRALAKLEQVLPSRLRHRVSALQNATVALTRGDGATIDPETLTTLASAATGRERLRFSYRSGDGTETKRQVEPYRLVSTGQRWYLMAYDLLREDWRTFRVDRVTEPFATGARFAPRPLPAEEDGSGEPGDAARYFARSMAGRQPELRLDVRFGAPAGFVAARLPPTLGVPEPDGEDACRLRSSSLDSLEWVALRLALVDCEFTVQGPPQLVAYVESLGARLTRAAGPGTGAGAGRQD encoded by the coding sequence ATGACCGACACACCGGCACGACTGCTGAAGCTGTTGTCGCTCCTCCAGACCCCGCGCGAGTGGCCGGGCGGAGAACTGGCCGAACGGCTCGATGTCAGCCCGCGCACGATCCGCCGCGACATCGACCGGCTGCGCGAACTGGGCTACCCGGTCGAGGCGTCCCGCGGTTCCGTGGGCGGCTACCGCCTGGTGGCGGGGGCCGCCATGCCACCGCTCGTCCTGGACGACGAGGAGGCGGTCGCCATCGCGGTGGGGCTGCGGGCGGGGGCCGGGCACGCGATCGAGGGCGTCGAGGAAGCCGCCGTACGGGCGCTGGCGAAGCTGGAGCAGGTGCTGCCGTCACGGTTGCGGCACCGGGTCTCCGCGCTGCAGAACGCCACGGTGGCGCTGACCCGGGGCGACGGGGCCACCATCGACCCGGAGACCCTGACGACGCTCGCCTCGGCGGCCACCGGGCGGGAGCGGCTGCGGTTCTCGTACCGCAGCGGTGACGGTACGGAGACCAAGCGGCAGGTCGAGCCGTACCGGCTGGTGAGCACGGGGCAGCGGTGGTACCTGATGGCGTACGACCTGCTGCGGGAGGACTGGCGCACGTTCCGGGTGGACCGGGTGACCGAGCCGTTCGCGACCGGGGCCCGTTTCGCTCCCCGGCCGCTCCCCGCGGAGGAGGACGGGTCCGGGGAGCCGGGTGACGCGGCGCGCTACTTCGCCCGGTCGATGGCGGGCCGGCAGCCGGAGCTCCGGCTCGATGTGCGGTTCGGGGCGCCCGCGGGGTTCGTGGCGGCGCGGCTGCCGCCGACGCTCGGTGTGCCGGAGCCGGACGGGGAGGACGCCTGCCGGTTGCGGTCCTCGTCCCTGGACTCGCTGGAGTGGGTGGCGCTGCGGCTGGCGCTGGTGGACTGCGAGTTCACCGTGCAGGGGCCGCCACAGCTGGTGGCGTACGTGGAGAGCCTGGGCGCCCGGCTGACCCGCGCGGCGGGACCGGGGACGGGGGCGGGGGCGGGGCGGCAGGACTGA
- a CDS encoding MarR family transcriptional regulator: MTTASTGAPRWLTDEEQRVWRAYLHATTLLEDHLDRQLQRDAGMPHIYYGLLVQLSQAPRRRMRMTELARNVKITRSRLSHAIARLEKNGWVRREECPSDKRGQNAVLTDAGYAMLGRSAPGHVDAVRQAMFDRLTPEQVRSLGDIMRVLASGLEPEGTDADLPWLR; encoded by the coding sequence ATGACCACGGCATCCACCGGCGCGCCGCGCTGGCTCACCGACGAGGAGCAGCGCGTCTGGCGCGCCTATCTGCATGCCACCACGCTGCTGGAGGATCACCTCGACCGCCAGTTGCAGCGGGACGCGGGCATGCCGCACATCTACTACGGGCTGCTCGTCCAGCTCTCCCAGGCCCCCCGGCGCCGGATGCGGATGACCGAGCTCGCCAGGAACGTGAAGATCACCCGTTCCCGGCTCTCGCATGCCATCGCCCGGCTGGAGAAGAACGGCTGGGTGCGGCGCGAGGAGTGCCCGTCCGACAAGCGCGGGCAGAACGCGGTACTCACCGACGCGGGGTACGCGATGCTCGGCCGCTCGGCACCGGGCCATGTCGACGCCGTACGGCAGGCGATGTTCGACCGGCTCACCCCCGAGCAGGTGCGCAGCCTCGGCGACATCATGCGGGTGCTCGCCAGCGGGCTCGAACCGGAGGGTACGGACGCGGATCTGCCCTGGCTCCGCTGA
- a CDS encoding acyl-CoA synthetase, with translation MPHTDERAHHIHALLTAPGAPFAVVRGERGTLEYADGPRTLREFIETTWAYGDTAFLIAGERRYSYGEFFAAASALAVRLSQEYGLRPGDRAVIAMRNHPEWQIAFWAAQLAGLVAVPLNSWWTEAEFRHALDDCEPGVLLVDGERLERVAGWARRSGTRVVLFRGLPGEHQLPGAASVEQYGLPDGVRVERYEDLPAPDPLAAPPDVEPRPEDDATILYTSGTTGRPKGAVATHLAQAGAALNPRYQAAYSALGRDAVPGTAPAPVSLMTFPFFHVAAFTSFYGVMAAGGTLVLMDKWDADEALRLIRTHGVTHFAGVPTTALQLLDAAERTGDEPGGLTLFSTGGAPAPPALVARLTARYGERVEPRNGYGLTETSGGVLANIGAEYRADPGAVGRPTPVTEARIAGAAGQELPEGEVGELWLRGQSLFRGYWRDPAATGEAFRDGWFRTGDLAVRREGRIAVVDRLTDMVIRGGENVYCVEVEGVLHDHPDVLDAAVLGLPHPVLGEEVAAVVRLRPGAGTTADALREHVGRSLAGFKVPARVLFTGEPLRRNAAGKLLKRELRTAALARTPQPPDGRTSG, from the coding sequence GTGCCGCACACCGACGAGCGTGCCCACCACATTCACGCCCTCCTCACCGCCCCCGGCGCCCCCTTCGCCGTGGTGCGGGGCGAGCGGGGGACGCTGGAGTACGCCGACGGGCCGCGCACGCTCCGGGAGTTCATCGAGACGACCTGGGCGTACGGTGACACCGCCTTCCTGATCGCGGGCGAACGGCGTTACTCGTACGGGGAGTTCTTCGCCGCCGCGTCCGCGCTGGCCGTCCGGCTGAGCCAGGAGTACGGGCTGCGCCCCGGCGACCGGGCCGTTATCGCGATGCGGAACCACCCCGAGTGGCAGATCGCCTTCTGGGCCGCCCAGTTGGCCGGACTCGTCGCCGTACCGCTCAACTCCTGGTGGACCGAGGCCGAGTTCCGTCACGCCCTCGACGACTGCGAGCCCGGGGTGCTGCTCGTGGACGGGGAGCGGCTGGAGCGGGTCGCGGGGTGGGCGCGGCGGAGCGGGACGCGCGTGGTGCTGTTCCGGGGCCTTCCCGGGGAGCACCAACTCCCGGGCGCCGCAAGCGTCGAGCAGTACGGGCTTCCCGACGGTGTACGCGTCGAGCGGTACGAGGACCTCCCCGCGCCCGATCCGCTGGCCGCGCCGCCGGACGTGGAGCCCCGGCCGGAGGACGACGCCACGATCCTCTACACCTCCGGCACCACCGGCCGCCCCAAGGGCGCCGTGGCCACCCATCTCGCCCAGGCCGGGGCCGCGCTCAACCCCCGCTACCAGGCGGCCTACTCCGCGCTCGGAAGGGACGCCGTCCCCGGCACGGCACCCGCCCCCGTCTCGCTGATGACGTTCCCCTTCTTCCACGTGGCCGCGTTCACCAGCTTCTACGGGGTGATGGCGGCGGGCGGCACCCTCGTCCTGATGGACAAGTGGGACGCGGACGAGGCCCTCCGGCTCATCCGTACCCACGGCGTCACCCACTTCGCGGGGGTGCCGACGACCGCCCTCCAGCTCCTGGACGCCGCCGAGCGCACGGGCGACGAGCCGGGCGGCCTGACCCTGTTCAGCACCGGCGGCGCCCCGGCCCCGCCCGCCCTGGTCGCCCGCCTCACCGCCCGGTACGGCGAACGCGTCGAGCCCCGCAACGGGTACGGCCTCACCGAGACCAGCGGTGGCGTCCTCGCGAACATCGGCGCCGAGTACCGCGCCGACCCCGGTGCCGTCGGCCGCCCGACCCCCGTGACCGAGGCCCGGATCGCCGGGGCGGCGGGTCAGGAGCTGCCGGAGGGGGAGGTGGGGGAGCTGTGGCTGCGCGGGCAGTCGCTGTTCCGCGGCTACTGGCGCGACCCGGCCGCGACCGGGGAGGCGTTCCGGGACGGCTGGTTCCGTACGGGGGACCTCGCCGTACGGCGCGAGGGGCGCATCGCGGTCGTCGACCGGCTCACGGACATGGTGATCCGGGGCGGCGAGAACGTGTACTGCGTCGAGGTCGAGGGCGTCCTGCACGACCACCCCGACGTGCTCGACGCCGCCGTCCTCGGCCTCCCGCACCCGGTGCTGGGGGAGGAGGTCGCGGCCGTCGTCCGGCTGCGTCCCGGCGCGGGGACCACCGCCGACGCCCTGCGCGAGCACGTGGGCCGGTCCCTCGCCGGGTTCAAGGTCCCGGCCCGGGTGCTGTTCACCGGGGAGCCGCTTCGGCGCAACGCGGCCGGGAAACTCCTCAAGCGCGAACTCCGGACCGCCGCGCTCGCCCGCACCCCGCAGCCGCCGGACGGCCGTACGTCCGGATGA
- a CDS encoding M6 family metalloprotease domain-containing protein, whose amino-acid sequence MQQPRHRIRRHRRPIALTGATALVIAAMASASTTLPGTGRATAGPAATAQDSAVAPCRIAAAMGVQMSLGMPTPPGYARSTGEVRALNLMIDFPDAEATDPAEDRFAEFFPQTSDWFTTSSYGRLDYRPEAPVKEWLRMPMPFAEYGIERGSPFEPGYRQLVEDLVEAADPDVDFSAYDLVNVLVTPNAGPSALDTVLSVTFSGNDDAPQADGVPLANMSFVYSRQDDGSGSYAQTGYRVLPHENGHVFGLPDLYTMEGGGSVGHWDIMSEDWGANNDFLGWHKWKLGWLDNEQISCAARPGTSEHTLGPLAVEGGTKLAFVPLSAQSGYAVEVRTEAGNDEAVCRPGVLIYKVSSDVDTGQGPVSVADATQDSGGCTRRPNVHAELSDAPFRPGQTFTDRANGVRISVLDEDGNGNYRVRITRP is encoded by the coding sequence ATGCAGCAGCCCCGCCACCGGATACGCAGACACCGCCGCCCGATAGCCCTGACCGGCGCGACCGCCCTGGTCATAGCGGCCATGGCATCGGCGAGCACCACCCTCCCCGGGACCGGCCGGGCCACGGCGGGCCCGGCGGCCACCGCCCAGGACTCCGCGGTCGCCCCCTGCCGGATCGCCGCGGCCATGGGCGTCCAGATGTCGCTGGGGATGCCGACCCCGCCCGGTTACGCCCGCTCCACGGGCGAGGTCCGGGCGCTCAACCTGATGATCGACTTCCCGGACGCGGAGGCCACGGACCCGGCGGAGGACCGGTTCGCGGAGTTCTTCCCGCAGACCTCCGACTGGTTCACGACCAGCTCCTACGGCCGGCTCGACTACCGCCCCGAGGCCCCCGTCAAGGAGTGGCTGCGGATGCCGATGCCGTTCGCGGAGTACGGGATAGAGCGCGGCTCACCGTTCGAGCCGGGCTACCGGCAGCTGGTCGAGGACCTGGTGGAGGCCGCCGACCCGGACGTCGACTTCTCGGCGTACGACCTGGTCAACGTGCTGGTCACCCCCAACGCGGGGCCCTCCGCCCTGGACACCGTGCTGTCGGTGACCTTCTCCGGCAACGACGACGCCCCGCAGGCGGACGGCGTACCGCTGGCCAACATGTCCTTCGTCTACAGCCGCCAGGACGACGGCTCGGGGTCGTACGCGCAGACGGGCTACCGCGTCCTTCCGCACGAGAACGGCCATGTCTTCGGCCTGCCCGACCTCTACACCATGGAGGGCGGCGGCTCGGTGGGGCACTGGGACATCATGTCCGAGGACTGGGGCGCCAACAACGACTTCCTGGGCTGGCACAAGTGGAAGCTCGGCTGGCTCGACAACGAGCAGATCAGCTGCGCCGCCCGGCCCGGCACCAGCGAACACACCCTCGGCCCGCTGGCCGTCGAGGGCGGCACCAAGCTCGCCTTCGTCCCACTGAGCGCCCAGTCCGGCTATGCCGTGGAGGTCCGTACGGAGGCGGGCAACGACGAGGCGGTCTGCCGCCCCGGGGTGCTGATCTACAAGGTCAGCTCCGACGTGGACACCGGCCAGGGCCCGGTCTCCGTCGCCGACGCCACCCAGGACAGCGGCGGCTGCACCCGGCGGCCCAACGTGCACGCGGAACTGTCGGACGCGCCGTTCCGGCCCGGCCAGACGTTCACCGACCGGGCCAACGGCGTACGGATCTCCGTGCTCGACGAGGACGGCAACGGCAACTACCGGGTGCGGATCACCCGGCCGTGA
- a CDS encoding MFS transporter: MSSSAPLPDTAPPPPAPADRRRWFALAIVMTAAFMDLVDVTIVNIAIPSITGDMNASVSAIQWITAGYALAFAAGLITGGRLGDIYGRKRLFLIGIAGFTVASALCGLAPNSDILVAARILQGATAALMVPQVLSIVHATFPAHERGKVFGLFGAVVGLGAVSGPLLGALLTEWDLFGLGWRPIFLINLPVGIAGLLLGAKYITESKAPRAMRLDLLGVALVTLAMLMLIYPLTRGHELDWPLWGHISMVGSLFVFGLLVLHQRQKAIIDGSPLIELSLFRVKSFAAGIAVQLTFGIGLGIFFLVWTLYMQMGLGWSVLRAGTTGIPFSVAVSVAAGISVQKLVPRFGRKVLQAGALLMIAGLLIYLWEAEHYGMAITSWQMAVPLIVMGVGMGLIVAPLTDAILSEVPKEHAGSASGLINTVQQMGTALGLGLVSVVFFGAIGDRLAPQELGPAFVDAFQQSLWWVAGVLGAIFLLMFALPARPRAHVEGEAAGDDLLAEQPALKG, encoded by the coding sequence ATGTCTTCTTCCGCACCGCTGCCGGACACGGCACCGCCTCCGCCCGCCCCCGCCGACCGGCGCCGCTGGTTCGCCCTCGCCATCGTGATGACCGCGGCCTTCATGGACCTGGTCGACGTCACGATCGTCAACATCGCGATCCCGAGCATCACCGGCGACATGAACGCCTCCGTCTCCGCGATCCAGTGGATCACCGCCGGCTACGCCCTCGCGTTCGCCGCCGGACTGATCACGGGCGGACGGCTCGGCGACATCTACGGGCGCAAGCGGCTCTTCCTCATCGGCATCGCCGGATTCACGGTCGCCTCGGCCCTCTGCGGCCTCGCGCCCAACTCCGACATACTCGTCGCCGCCCGCATCCTCCAGGGCGCGACGGCGGCGCTGATGGTGCCCCAGGTGCTCTCGATCGTGCACGCCACCTTCCCCGCGCACGAACGCGGCAAGGTCTTCGGCCTCTTCGGCGCGGTCGTCGGCCTCGGCGCCGTCTCCGGACCCCTGCTGGGCGCGCTGCTCACCGAGTGGGACCTCTTCGGCCTCGGCTGGCGGCCGATCTTCCTGATCAACCTGCCCGTCGGCATCGCGGGCCTGCTCCTCGGCGCCAAGTACATCACCGAGTCCAAGGCCCCCCGGGCCATGCGGCTCGACCTGCTGGGCGTCGCCCTGGTCACCCTCGCCATGCTGATGCTCATCTACCCGCTCACCCGGGGGCACGAGCTGGACTGGCCGCTCTGGGGCCATATCTCCATGGTGGGCAGCCTGTTCGTCTTCGGCCTCCTCGTCCTGCACCAGCGGCAGAAGGCGATCATCGACGGCTCACCGCTGATCGAGCTGTCCCTGTTCCGGGTCAAGAGCTTCGCCGCAGGCATCGCCGTACAGCTCACCTTCGGCATCGGCCTCGGCATCTTCTTCCTGGTCTGGACCCTCTACATGCAGATGGGCCTCGGCTGGAGCGTCCTGCGGGCCGGTACGACGGGCATCCCGTTCTCCGTCGCCGTCTCGGTGGCCGCCGGGATCTCCGTACAGAAGCTGGTGCCCCGCTTCGGCCGCAAGGTCCTCCAGGCGGGCGCGCTCCTGATGATCGCCGGGCTGCTGATCTACCTCTGGGAGGCCGAGCACTACGGCATGGCCATCACCTCCTGGCAGATGGCCGTCCCGCTGATCGTCATGGGCGTCGGCATGGGCCTGATCGTGGCCCCGCTGACCGACGCGATCCTCTCCGAGGTGCCCAAGGAGCACGCGGGCTCGGCGTCCGGGCTGATCAACACCGTGCAGCAGATGGGCACCGCGCTCGGCCTCGGGCTGGTGTCGGTGGTCTTCTTCGGCGCGATCGGCGACCGGCTGGCCCCGCAGGAGCTCGGCCCGGCCTTCGTGGACGCGTTCCAGCAGTCGCTGTGGTGGGTGGCCGGAGTGCTCGGGGCGATCTTCCTGCTGATGTTCGCGCTGCCGGCCCGCCCGCGGGCGCACGTGGAGGGCGAGGCGGCGGGTGACGACCTCCTCGCCGAGCAACCGGCACTCAAGGGCTGA